The genome window GGAATTAAAACAAGTCAAATGCAAGATTTGCTTAATAATGCTCAAAAGGCACTAGATTTAGCTAAGGCTAATGGTAAAAATAGGGTAGAGGTATGTTTTTAGATTGTGATTTTAATGAAAAAATCATAGATACGCATTGTCATCTAGATAGTCAAGCTTATTTTGGATATTTGGATGAGATGTTAAATCATGCCTTTGCTAATGGAGTGGATAAAATCATCATACCTGGTGCAGATATAAAAGATTTGCCAAGAGCAAGAGAGATTGCGCATAACTATAAAAATGTGTATTTTTCTTGTGGGGTACATCCTTATGATATAGATGATTTTGATTTAGATATTTTAAAAGAATTTATAAATGATAAAAAATGCGTTGCAGTGGGTGAGTGCGGGCTTGATTATTATCGTTTAAATGCTGATGAAGATGAAATAAAAGCAAAACAAAAAGAAGTTTTTATAGCTCAAATTCAACTAGCTGTTGAATATAAAAAGCCTTTGATTGTGCATGTGCGTGAAGCTAATGAAGATAGTTTTAATATTTTAAAAACATATGCAAAGGATTTACAAGGTGGTGTTTTGCATTGTTTTAATGCTAGTGAGCTTTTACTTCAGTTAGCAGATAATGGTTTTTATTTTGGTATAGGTGGGGTTTTAACTTTTAAAAATGCAAAAAAACTAGTAGAAGTTTTACCTAAAATTCCAAAAGATAAACTTGTTTTGGAAACAGATGGACCTTATTTAACTCCAGAACCATATCGTGGCAAAGTAAATGATCCTATTTTGACACATTTTGTGGCACAAAAAATGGCTTATCTTTTAAATTTATCTAAAAATGAAATAATAAAACTTACTAATTTTAACGCTAATCGTTTGTTTTTCCAAGGTTTATAATGAAAAAAAGCTTTTTGTTTTTTATTTTAGTATTATTATGTTTAAATGCTAAGGCCTTGCAATTTACTCCAGAGCATTACACGCAGCAGGCACAAATTTTAAGAAATTTAGATATAGAGGCAAGTTATCTTAGTGATATGATTTTTTTAGAATTTAAAGAATCTTCCATGGATATGCATTCTAAAACTTTAGTGGATACGATGAGAGAATTTTACAAAGTCACTCCGATTATCCGCAAAATTTTAGAAAAAGAAAATATTCCTCAGGAATTTTTGTATTTAGCTATTGTGGAATCTGGTTTAAAAATTCATAGTATTTCAAGAACTAAAGCAGTAGGTGTTTGGCAATTTATGAAACCAACTGCGCAAACTTTGGGTTTAAGGATAGATCCTTATGTAGATGAGAGAAAAGATTTAGTAAAATCAACTTATGCAGCTATTGCTTATTTAAAACAGCTAAAAGAGCAATTTGGAAAATGGTATTTGGCTATTTTGGCCTATAATTGTGGTGATGGTAAATTGCGTCAAGCTATAAAAAAAGCAAAAAGCGATGATTTAAGAATCTTACTTGATCCTGATAAAAAATATTTACCATTGGAAACTAGAGTTTTTATTAGAAAAATTCTTACCATGGCATTTTTGGCAAATAATAATGATTTTTTAATTTCTCAAGATAGTGCCTTGCTTAATTATGCTTTATCAAGTGAAGTTAAAAAAATCTCAGTTCCCCCAAGTGTATCTTTAAAGGAACTTGCTAAAGTAGCTAAAATGTCTTATAGTGAATTTAAACGTTATAATCCACATTTTAATTATGATTTTACCCCACCTGATAAAAAAGATTATTATATGTATATTCCTTTAAGTAAAAGTGTAGCAGTGGAAAAGGCATTAGAGAATGTAAAATTGGCTAAGGTGGATACAACCATTCCGCATACAAAAATTTATATAGTAAAAGAGGGTGATAGTCTTTATACTATTGCAAAAAAGCATAAAATTAGTGTTGAAAGTATCAAAGAATATAATAAAATTAAAGGAAATTTGATTAATATTAATCAAAAACTTGTGTTAAAAATTAAGGAGAATAATAATGCAAAAATCAAAACTACTCAAAAATTATCAAAAAACTCTCATACAAAAGTCGTTAGTCGTTAGTTGTGTAGGAGTTTTATTTAGCGCTTGTAGTATGGTACCTATTAACACGCCTACTGTGTATTATCCAGAAAGAGATTTTAAAAGTATAAAGCATAATAATACAGGCTTAAAAGGCACTATGAAGCCTTATACTATTAATGGCAAAACATATTATCCAACTGTAGTAGAAGTAGGTGAGACTGCTGATGGGATAGCCAGTTGGTATGGACCGGGTTTCCATGGTAAAAAAACTTCTAATGGTGAAACCTATGATCAACATGCTTATACTGCGGCTCATAAAACTTTACCTATGAATACCATAGTAAAAGTAACTAATTTAAAAAATCATCGACAAACTACTGTTAGAATAAATGATAGAGGGCCTTTTGTAGCAGGTAGGATTATAGATTTATCTAATATGGCTGCAAGAGATATAGATATGATACAAGCGGGAACAGCTCCTGTAAGACTTGAAGTGATTGGCTTTGGAACAAGTGCAAGTTCGGGTTCGGTGCATACTAATTCTAATTTAGGTAGTAGTGGAGAGATTGCTGATAGTGGTCATATTTTCCAAGGTGGATCTTTTATGGTGCAAATTGGCGCATTTAGAAATAAAAGTGGTGCAGAGCTAATAGCAAGTAGATATAAAAATTATAATTCTTATACTTCAACAATACAAACAAGTACTAAAGATGGTTTACATAGAGTATTTTTAAGAGGCTTTAGAAGTGAGCAAGAAGCAAGAGATTTTGTTGATAGCGGATCTTTCCCAGGTGCATTTATAGTAAGAGAGTAAAATTATGATAGAACTTATTTTTTTAGATGTAGATGGGTGTTTAACAGATGGTAAAATCATCTACACGCAAAATTATGGCGAGATTAAAGAATTTAATGTAAAAGATGGTGCGGCGATTGAAGCTTGGCAAAAACTTGGTAAAAAAGTTGCTATTATTACAGGTAGGACTAGCGAGTGTGTGTATTTTAGGGCCAGGGATTTAAAAATTGATTTAGTCTATCAAGGTATTAGTGATAAACTAGCTTGTGCTAAAGAAATTTTAGAAAAATTAAATTTAGACTTTTCTCAATGTGCTGCTATTGGGGATTATTATAATGATATGAGTTTGCTTGAAGCAGTTGGATATAGCTTCAAGCCAAAAGATGCACATAAGGCTTTAAAAACTGATAAAGTTTTAAATAGAAAAGGTGGTAATGGAGCGGTGAGTGAGATGATTGAAATTTTGATTGAAAACAATAATATGCAAGCTCAATGGGATAAACTTTGGCGATAAAAATTTTTGCTATATTGATGAGTTTATTCGCCTTTGTTATGGTAATTTTAAGTACTCAAGATCCTTATTTATTTGCCATAAAACCACAAAAGGTAGATGTGGCAAATATGCAAGCTTTTGATGTGCTTGATTATGAGTTAAATGCTAGCGTAATTAAGGCTACATATCAAGCAAGTCGATGGGTAAAATATCAAGATAAAGATATTTTTGATGATTTTAAAGTGCAAGCACTTGATTATAATTTAAGTTCAAATTTATTAGTAAGAAATGAAGAAAAGTCTATTTTAGAAGGTAATGTAAGCTATTTTGATCATAATCAAACTTCTATTTTTACTCAAAAAGCAACTTATGATATGAAAAATAAAATTTTATTTTCTAATGATAATTTTAAAGCATATATAGGTTTAAATGAAGTTTTTGGGGATAATTTTTTATATGATGTAAATCAAAAAGAATTAAAAATTCAAGGAATAAAAGCATGGTTTTTAGAGTAATAATTTTTTTATGTTTGTTAAATTTATTTGCATTTAGTGCGCAAAAAATAGAAGTTTACGCTAAAGATTTTTATTTAGATGAAAAAAATGAAACAAGTGTATTAACTGGTGATGTGGAAGTTAAAAAAGGCAAAGATATTTTAAATTCGCAAAAATTGGTTATTTATATGAAGAATAAACAGCCTGTTAAATATATAGCCACTAAGGATGCTAAATTTAAAATCATGATGAAGGATAAAACTTACCATGGAAGCGGTGATGAGTTCATTTATAATGTGGCTAAGGATACATATGAGATTAATGGCAATGCAAAAATTACAGAAATACAGACAAAAAAAGAACTTATAGGTGATAAAATCATAGTAGATAGAAAAAATATGACTTATAGAGTGGTGAGTAAAGATAAAAAACCTGCTAAATTTGTATTTGAAGTAAAAGAATGATACTAAATGCTAAATTTTTAACTTCTGCTTCTAAAATAGATGAAGCACCACAACCTATATACACTGAAATTGCTTTTTTAGGACGTTCTAATGTGGGCAAAAGTTCTTTGATTAATACATTATGTAAAAATAAAAATTTAGCAAAAAGCTCTTCAACCCCAGGTAAAACCCAGCTCATAAATTTTTTTGAAGTTGATTGTAAGAAAGATGATGATAAATTCAAACTAATATTTATTGATTTGCCTGGTTTTGGTTATGCTAAAGTGAGCAAGAAAACTAAGGCTATTTGGAATAAAAATTTAGATGAGTTTTTAAAAGAGCGTAGTTCTATTAAACTTTTTATTCATCTAATAGATTCAAGACATGATAATTTAGATATTGATGCAAATTTAGATTTGTATTTAGATTCTTTTATTAGAGCTGATCAAAAAAAAATAACAGTTTTTACAAAAGCAGACAAGCTCAATCAAAGTCAAAAAGCAAAGATTTTAAATGCAAATAAAAATGCCATTTTGGTGTCAAATTTGAAAAAAAGTGGTATTGATAAATTAGAACAAAAAATTATTCTAGAGAGCTTGGGTTTTAATGAGGAGTAGAAACTTAGTAAAAAATAGATTTGATTTTTCTTATTTATTTTTTTATTTAACTTTGATTTTTTACCAAGTATTAAGCTCTGTATATTATTGGATGCCTCCTTTATTTGGGGTGTTTTTTTGTTATATGATAGTGCTCTTAAAAGAAAAAGAAAGAACCCTTAATAAGCTTGATTTTAGATGGTATTTTTCTTTGTTTTATCTTTTATTGATTGATATTATTCATGGGTTTTATCTCTTTAGCTCATGGATAGCTTTTTTTATTTTTTATCATTTTTTTGTAGATTGGTTTAAAAGTAAATTAAAACTAGGGCGTTATTTACTCGTTATATTCACTCTTTGCGCTTATGTTTTTATCTATCTTTTTGATGTGTTTTTAGCATATTTAGACAATAGTGAAATTTTAAAATTTGGTATTGAATATTTATGGTTTTTTGTTGTTGAAGCTTTGATTTCTTTTGTTATTTTTAAAGGAAAAATCTAATTATGCGTATGCGTTTAGTGATGGGTTTTATAGCTTGCTTTTTTATGCTTTTGTTAGCTAGAGTGTATTATATAAGTATTAAATCTAATGTTTATTACGAGGAAATAGCCAAGCAAAATGCCATTAAAACGCAGTTTTTAGCACCTGTAAGGGGACAAATTTTAGACATAAAAGGTAGACCCTTAGCGGTAAATAAATTAGGTTTTTCAATCTCCATAAAACCATATTTGTATATAAAAAAGAAAAACAGAAATCTTTTAGATCAAGAATTACAAGCTATAGTAGGAGCCTTTCCTGATTTAAATGCTACTAAGCTCAAAAGAGCTTATATAAAAGCTGATTCTTATTATAATCAAGATTATATAGAAGTGGTTCCATTTATAGAATATGATGCTATGATTAAGCATTTTACTAAGCTTAATTTACGTGAGAATATGCAAGTTAAATCTACTACTCAAAGATTTTATCCTTATGATGCTTTAGCTAGTCATGTTATAGGTTATGTTGGAAAAGCAAATTTAAATGATATGAATGAAAATGAAATTGCAAGATTAACTAGCTATGTAGGGCGTAGCGGTATAGAACGTTCGTATAATGAAATTTTGCAAGGTCAAAAGGGTGAAAAGGTTAGTAAGGTAAATGCATTAAATAAAGAAGTAGAAGAACTTTCTTACAAAAAACCTATATCAAGCAATATTACTTTAAGCATTGATCTTGATTTGCAAGAATACTTAGCTAGTATTTTTGAAAATTTAGCAGGTGCGGCTATAATAATGGATGTAAAAAGTGGGGCTATTTTAGCAGCGGGCAGTTTTCCTGAGTATAATCTTAATCCTTTTGTAACGGGTATTAGTCAAGAAGAATGGGATAAGCTTTCTAATGATTTAAACCATCCTTTTACTAATAAACTTATTAATGGACTTTATCCTCCAGGTTCTGTTGTGAAAATGGGTACAGCTTTAGCGTTTTTAGATAGTGGAAAAGTAAGTGAAAATCACAAGTATTTATGTGATTCTAACTTTGAGCTTGGCGGTAGAAAATTTAGATGTTGGAAAGCTATAGGTCATGGTTATGTAAACATGAATGATGCTATTAGAGAAAGCTGTGATGTGTATTTTTATAAAGGTGCTTTAGAAGTTGGTATTGATACTATTAGTTCTGTTTTTGAAAGAATAGGTTTTGGTGCAAAAACAGGAGTGGATTTACCTAATGAATTTATAGGAACAGTTCCTAATAGAATATGGAAAAAAGAAAAATACAACCAACCATGGTATCAAGGTGAAACTTTAAATACAAGCATAGGACAAGGTGATTTTCTTGCTACTCCTATGCAAGTAGCTAAATTTACAGCTATGATTGCTACAGCTAAAAATATTACACCACATTTTTTACATAGTGTTGATGATAATGTTACCAAGATAAATTTTGACAATAATGAAAGTGTTTTTACAACTTTTGAACTATCAAAACTCCCACTTTTAAGGCGTGCTATGTATGAAGTTGCTAATGAAGACGGTGGAACTACGGCAAGATTTTTAAGAAATTCGCTTATTACTATAGCAGCCAAAACAGGAACAGCACAAGTGGTTGGAATTTCTCAAAGTGAAAAAAAGCGTATTAAAGAAGAGGATTTAGAATATTTTTTAAGATCTCATGCTTGGATTACTTCTTATGCGCCTTATGAAAAACCACAATATGTAGTAGTGGTTTTAATCGAACATGGGAAAAGTGGTAGTAGCACAGGAGGGCCTATACTGGCTAAAATTTATCAAAAACTTATAGATTTGGGTTATATTGATAAAAAATATATCAAGAAAAAGACTAAATAATTAGCATCCCATCGCCATATGAGTAAAAACGATAATTGTTTTTTATGGCTTCATGGTAAAGCTCTAAGGTTTTTTCTCTACCTATAAATGCTGCCACAAGCATAATTAAAGTTGATTTTGGTAAGTGAAAATTAGTAAGTAAATAATCAAGTCTTTGTGGGGTGTTTTGTGGGTGTAAAAATAAATCACAAAAACCTTCTTTTATTTTTTTCCTATGATAATACTCTATACAACGAGTAACAGTAGTACCAACACCTAGTATTTTCTTAGAAGAATCAATTAAAGCACAAGTTTCATCATCAATATGAAAAAATTCTGAATGCATTTTATGTTCGCGTATATCTTCACATTCTACACCTTTAAAAGTTCCTGCACCAACGTGTAGTGTGATAGTATGGATATTATGATTTTTTTTAAGTTCATCGATCATTGCTTCATCAAAGTGTAAGCTCGCAGTAGGTGCAGCAACCGCACCTTGATTTTTGGCAAAAATACTTTGATAGTTAATGCTATCTTGTGCTTCATCTGCTCTTTTAATATAAGGTGGTAAAGGTATATGACCTATTTTTTCTAAAATTTCAAAAACTTCATGATGATTAAGTTTTTTTTCATCGTTAAAAAATTCTACCTCTCTTGTGCCATCACTGTGTAATTTTTTGATTTTAACTTTTAAAGAATTTTCAAAATATAAAATTTGTCCTTCTTTAACTTTGCCTCGAATTTGCACTAAAAAATCATTATTTTTTAAAGGATGGTTGATAAAAAGCTCTATTTTGCTACCACTTTCTTTAGTTCCATAAATTCTTGCTTTGATAACTTTGGTATCGTTAAAGATGATTTCACAGGGTGGTAAAATTTTAGCTAAGTTCTTAAAATGCAAGTGTGAAATTTGATCTTTATATCTTTCATATACTAAAAGCTTAGCATTTTCTTTAGGCAAAATGGGAAAATTTGCTATAAGTTGATTTGGTAGATTATAATCATAACTAGAAAGCAAAAGATCTTTATCAATCATTTTCATCATCTTCTTTTTGGCTAGGATTGACTTTTTTTGCTATATAAATAGAAATTCCATAAAGCCCGCACAAAGGTACAGCCATTAAAAATTGTGATATAACATCAGGTGGTGTCATCATAGCTGAAAAAACAAAAATCACTAAAACTGAAACTCTAAAGTGTTTTTTTAAAAATGCATCATCAACAAGTCCAAGTTTGGCAAAGAAAAAGGTTATTACAGGCATTTCAAAAGCCAAACCAAAAGCAATTATTAATTTAGTGAAAAAACCTACATACAAACCTATGCTAATTAAAGGTTTAAAATCTTGGGTTTGCACCCCAAAATCAATCAAAAATTTAAAAGCCAAAGGTATAACTATATAATAACAAAACAAAGCACCAAGTGCAAACATGATACTAGCAAAGCTTACAAAAGGCACTACTAGTCTTTTTTCATTATCATAAAGTCCAGGTGCTACAAACTTCCAAAACTGCCAAAAAATGACTGGCAAAGAAATCAAAAAAGCCGTAAAAAACGAAACCTTCATCGCGGTAAATAAAGGTTCTTGCAATTCAACGAAGGTCATTTGTCTTGAAATTTCAGGTAAGGCTGCTTCAACAGGTGCTTTTAGTATGTCTATGATATAGTTATTAAAACTAAAACATACAAAAAACATCACAACAACACAAGCAACACTTATAAATAATCTTTTTCTAAGTTCTACTAAATGCGGTTTTAATTCTTCAAACATTCTTAGCTTTCCATTTTCTGAGTATTTTTTTCATCTTTTTGAATTTTTTCTTCAAGATTAGAAAGTTCTTGTATATCTTTTTCTAAATCATTAATTTCACTTTTTAATTCTTTGGTGTTATTTAAAATATCTTCTTTGAGTTGATCAAATTCTTCAAAACTTAGTTTTTTTCTGATATTTTCATTAGTTTGTGAAAATTCATCTTTGTATTTTTGTGCTTCATCTTTTAATTCTGCTATTTTTAGTTCTTTATTAATACTTGCTTTTGCCTCATCAATATTGCTTTTAATGGCTTTTAAAATTTTTGCAATTTCAACTATAGTTGAAGGTAATTTTTCAGGCCCAAGCACTAAAATAGCTACAACTAAAATAACTAAAATTTCACCAAAACTCATTATTTTATCTTCTTTCGCTTGAATATATGGTTTACATTTTACATAAAAATACTTAAAAATATTATTACTTTTATTATATTAATATATAAAGATATATTGATATAATAATATATTTTAGTTATAATCACAAAAATTAAAATATTGAAAGGAAAAATATGTGGGATAAAATTTTAACTATTTTGCAAGAATTTCTGTTTCTTTTTAGCGAAATTTCAATTTTGTTTATTTTGGTGAGTATGTTTGTTGCTTTTGTGAATGAAAGATATTCTAAATTTTTTGAGGCTCATCTAAAAAGTGATGGATTTGGAAGCTATGTCAAAGCTATATTTTTAGGATCTTTAACACCTTTTTGTTCGTGTTCAAGTATACCACTTTTAAATGCTTTTTTAAGAGCAGGCGTTCCTTTAGGTGTATGTATAGCTTATCTTAGCACCTCGCCTTTAATTAATCCTATTATTTTAGTGATGTTTATAGCGAGTTTTGGAGTTAAGATAACCTTGCTTTATGTAGGATTTTTATTTGGGATTATTTTATTGCTTGCTTTTGGGATTTCAAAAACCAACACAAGAGTATTTTTCAATGAAAATTTTTTAAATAATGAACTTCAAGAAGGACAAGCAAAATCTTGTTGCTCTAGTGTTAAGTCACAACCTACTACACAAATTTCATGTTGTTCCAGCACTAAACCTAGTCAGTTTTTCGCTCAAAGTTCATGTTGTTCAAACCCTAAAATAACTCAGTCTGCTATGCAAAGTTCTTGTTGCTCGTCAAATAATTCATTGCTTAAATTTACAAAACCTGAAAGTAGATTAAAAAAATACTTCACTCAAAGTTTAAAAGAATACAAAAAAATCTTACCTTATATTGTTATTGGTATGGCTATAGGAGCTACAATACACGGTGCTTTCCCGCAAAATTTCTTTGAGGAATATCTTAAAGATTATGGAATTTTGGGTGTGATTATAGCTGCTTTTATAGGTGTTTTGCTTTATATGAATTGCTCGGCTATGATTCCAGTTGCCTTGTCTTTGACTCAAGCTGGTGTACCTTTAGGGATTATGATGAGTTTTCTAATAGCAGGAGCAGGGTGTTCTTTGCCTGAACTTATTTTGCTTAAAAGAATTTTCAAAACAAGCTTTTTGATTTTATTTGCAGGTATGATTGTTTTTATAGCAATTAGTTTTGGACTTTTAATGTTTTTTATATAAGGATTTTTATGCAAGAGTTTTTAAAAATAACAAGTGCGGTTAATGATGAAAGCAGGATTTTAATTCTAGCTTTTTTACAAAAACATGGAAAGCTTTGTGTGTGTGATTTGCAAAGCTCTTTAAATATGAGTCAATCAAGGCTTTCAAGACATTTAAAAATTTTAAAAGAAGCTAATTTTTTAGAAGTAGATAGACAAGGTGTTTGGGCGTATTATGGAGTAAAAGAAAATTTAAATAATTTTTGCAATGATGTGTTAAAAAACATCAATGAGCTTTCTATAAAGCTTCCTGAGCTTAAAAGATTTTCTTGCGAATGCCCTAAGGAATAAAATGAAAATAGCTTTTATTTGCATTCATAATAGTTGCAGATCTCAAATGGCTGAAGCTTTGTGTAAGAAAATATGTAAAGAGGTTGGATTGGATTTAGATGTTTATTCGGCAGGAAGTGATATTTCTAAAGGAATTAATCCTAAGGCTATAAAGATTTTAAAGCAAAAATACGCCCTTGATATAAGTTCTTATAAGGTAAAGAGTTTTGATAGTTTACCTAAGGATTTAGATATTGTTGTAGGAATGGGTTGTGGAGTAGCTTGTCCAAATATTGAAGCAAAGTTTCACTTTGACTTTGGCTTGGAAGATCCTAGTGATTTTGAAGATAAGGATTTTATTAAAGTAGTGGAAAGCTTGGAATTAAAACTTAAAGAGCTTTTAGAAAAAATCATACAAGGAGAACTTTAAATGCTTGGTTTTATAGATAGATTTTTAACCCTATGGATTTTTATAGCCATGGCTTTTGGATTATTTTTAGGATTTATATTTCCTAATATTACAAATTTTTGGGAGAGTTTTAATTATAATCAAAATAATGTTTTACTTATGGTATGTTTGGTTTTAATGATGTATCCACCTTTGGCTAAGGTTGAGTATAAAAAGATATTTAAAATTTTTCATTCTTTTAAAGCTTTAATGCTTTCTTTATTTTTAAATTGGATTTTTGGTCCTATTTTAATGTTTATATTAGCTTGGGTGTTTTTAAAAAATGATCTTGATTATATGCAAGGTATTATCATCATAGGTTTAGCTCGTTGTGTAGCTATGGTGGTAGTTTGGAGTGATTTAGCTAGGGCTGATAAAGAGTACACTGCTGCCTTAGTGGGTATTAACACTATTTTTCAAATTTTGTGTTTTGCTTTTTATGTGTACTTGTTTTTAGAGTTTTTTCCTTCTCTTTTGGGCTTGAGTTTTCAAAAT of Campylobacter lari contains these proteins:
- the tatC gene encoding twin-arginine translocase subunit TatC, with the translated sequence MFEELKPHLVELRKRLFISVACVVVMFFVCFSFNNYIIDILKAPVEAALPEISRQMTFVELQEPLFTAMKVSFFTAFLISLPVIFWQFWKFVAPGLYDNEKRLVVPFVSFASIMFALGALFCYYIVIPLAFKFLIDFGVQTQDFKPLISIGLYVGFFTKLIIAFGLAFEMPVITFFFAKLGLVDDAFLKKHFRVSVLVIFVFSAMMTPPDVISQFLMAVPLCGLYGISIYIAKKVNPSQKEDDEND
- a CDS encoding permease; the encoded protein is MWDKILTILQEFLFLFSEISILFILVSMFVAFVNERYSKFFEAHLKSDGFGSYVKAIFLGSLTPFCSCSSIPLLNAFLRAGVPLGVCIAYLSTSPLINPIILVMFIASFGVKITLLYVGFLFGIILLLAFGISKTNTRVFFNENFLNNELQEGQAKSCCSSVKSQPTTQISCCSSTKPSQFFAQSSCCSNPKITQSAMQSSCCSSNNSLLKFTKPESRLKKYFTQSLKEYKKILPYIVIGMAIGATIHGAFPQNFFEEYLKDYGILGVIIAAFIGVLLYMNCSAMIPVALSLTQAGVPLGIMMSFLIAGAGCSLPELILLKRIFKTSFLILFAGMIVFIAISFGLLMFFI
- the mrdA gene encoding penicillin-binding protein 2 gives rise to the protein MRMRLVMGFIACFFMLLLARVYYISIKSNVYYEEIAKQNAIKTQFLAPVRGQILDIKGRPLAVNKLGFSISIKPYLYIKKKNRNLLDQELQAIVGAFPDLNATKLKRAYIKADSYYNQDYIEVVPFIEYDAMIKHFTKLNLRENMQVKSTTQRFYPYDALASHVIGYVGKANLNDMNENEIARLTSYVGRSGIERSYNEILQGQKGEKVSKVNALNKEVEELSYKKPISSNITLSIDLDLQEYLASIFENLAGAAIIMDVKSGAILAAGSFPEYNLNPFVTGISQEEWDKLSNDLNHPFTNKLINGLYPPGSVVKMGTALAFLDSGKVSENHKYLCDSNFELGGRKFRCWKAIGHGYVNMNDAIRESCDVYFYKGALEVGIDTISSVFERIGFGAKTGVDLPNEFIGTVPNRIWKKEKYNQPWYQGETLNTSIGQGDFLATPMQVAKFTAMIATAKNITPHFLHSVDDNVTKINFDNNESVFTTFELSKLPLLRRAMYEVANEDGGTTARFLRNSLITIAAKTGTAQVVGISQSEKKRIKEEDLEYFLRSHAWITSYAPYEKPQYVVVVLIEHGKSGSSTGGPILAKIYQKLIDLGYIDKKYIKKKTK
- the tatB gene encoding Sec-independent protein translocase protein TatB, whose amino-acid sequence is MSFGEILVILVVAILVLGPEKLPSTIVEIAKILKAIKSNIDEAKASINKELKIAELKDEAQKYKDEFSQTNENIRKKLSFEEFDQLKEDILNNTKELKSEINDLEKDIQELSNLEEKIQKDEKNTQKMES
- a CDS encoding TatD family hydrolase, coding for MFLDCDFNEKIIDTHCHLDSQAYFGYLDEMLNHAFANGVDKIIIPGADIKDLPRAREIAHNYKNVYFSCGVHPYDIDDFDLDILKEFINDKKCVAVGECGLDYYRLNADEDEIKAKQKEVFIAQIQLAVEYKKPLIVHVREANEDSFNILKTYAKDLQGGVLHCFNASELLLQLADNGFYFGIGGVLTFKNAKKLVEVLPKIPKDKLVLETDGPYLTPEPYRGKVNDPILTHFVAQKMAYLLNLSKNEIIKLTNFNANRLFFQGL
- a CDS encoding 3-deoxy-D-manno-octulosonate 8-phosphate phosphatase, YrbI family, whose translation is MIELIFLDVDGCLTDGKIIYTQNYGEIKEFNVKDGAAIEAWQKLGKKVAIITGRTSECVYFRARDLKIDLVYQGISDKLACAKEILEKLNLDFSQCAAIGDYYNDMSLLEAVGYSFKPKDAHKALKTDKVLNRKGGNGAVSEMIEILIENNNMQAQWDKLWR
- the queA gene encoding tRNA preQ1(34) S-adenosylmethionine ribosyltransferase-isomerase QueA gives rise to the protein MKMIDKDLLLSSYDYNLPNQLIANFPILPKENAKLLVYERYKDQISHLHFKNLAKILPPCEIIFNDTKVIKARIYGTKESGSKIELFINHPLKNNDFLVQIRGKVKEGQILYFENSLKVKIKKLHSDGTREVEFFNDEKKLNHHEVFEILEKIGHIPLPPYIKRADEAQDSINYQSIFAKNQGAVAAPTASLHFDEAMIDELKKNHNIHTITLHVGAGTFKGVECEDIREHKMHSEFFHIDDETCALIDSSKKILGVGTTVTRCIEYYHRKKIKEGFCDLFLHPQNTPQRLDYLLTNFHLPKSTLIMLVAAFIGREKTLELYHEAIKNNYRFYSYGDGMLII
- a CDS encoding membrane-bound lytic murein transglycosylase D — encoded protein: MKKSFLFFILVLLCLNAKALQFTPEHYTQQAQILRNLDIEASYLSDMIFLEFKESSMDMHSKTLVDTMREFYKVTPIIRKILEKENIPQEFLYLAIVESGLKIHSISRTKAVGVWQFMKPTAQTLGLRIDPYVDERKDLVKSTYAAIAYLKQLKEQFGKWYLAILAYNCGDGKLRQAIKKAKSDDLRILLDPDKKYLPLETRVFIRKILTMAFLANNNDFLISQDSALLNYALSSEVKKISVPPSVSLKELAKVAKMSYSEFKRYNPHFNYDFTPPDKKDYYMYIPLSKSVAVEKALENVKLAKVDTTIPHTKIYIVKEGDSLYTIAKKHKISVESIKEYNKIKGNLININQKLVLKIKENNNAKIKTTQKLSKNSHTKVVSR
- a CDS encoding ArsR/SmtB family transcription factor gives rise to the protein MQEFLKITSAVNDESRILILAFLQKHGKLCVCDLQSSLNMSQSRLSRHLKILKEANFLEVDRQGVWAYYGVKENLNNFCNDVLKNINELSIKLPELKRFSCECPKE
- the lptA gene encoding lipopolysaccharide transport periplasmic protein LptA, with amino-acid sequence MVFRVIIFLCLLNLFAFSAQKIEVYAKDFYLDEKNETSVLTGDVEVKKGKDILNSQKLVIYMKNKQPVKYIATKDAKFKIMMKDKTYHGSGDEFIYNVAKDTYEINGNAKITEIQTKKELIGDKIIVDRKNMTYRVVSKDKKPAKFVFEVKE
- a CDS encoding septal ring lytic transglycosylase RlpA family protein, yielding MQKSKLLKNYQKTLIQKSLVVSCVGVLFSACSMVPINTPTVYYPERDFKSIKHNNTGLKGTMKPYTINGKTYYPTVVEVGETADGIASWYGPGFHGKKTSNGETYDQHAYTAAHKTLPMNTIVKVTNLKNHRQTTVRINDRGPFVAGRIIDLSNMAARDIDMIQAGTAPVRLEVIGFGTSASSGSVHTNSNLGSSGEIADSGHIFQGGSFMVQIGAFRNKSGAELIASRYKNYNSYTSTIQTSTKDGLHRVFLRGFRSEQEARDFVDSGSFPGAFIVRE
- the yihA gene encoding ribosome biogenesis GTP-binding protein YihA/YsxC; this encodes MILNAKFLTSASKIDEAPQPIYTEIAFLGRSNVGKSSLINTLCKNKNLAKSSSTPGKTQLINFFEVDCKKDDDKFKLIFIDLPGFGYAKVSKKTKAIWNKNLDEFLKERSSIKLFIHLIDSRHDNLDIDANLDLYLDSFIRADQKKITVFTKADKLNQSQKAKILNANKNAILVSNLKKSGIDKLEQKIILESLGFNEE